One Deltaproteobacteria bacterium genomic window, TGTCTAACGGCATGATGCTGAGCCAGGGGGTTTCCGACCGGGGTTTTCCGCCCGTACTCGGTTGGGAAGGGATTAAAATTTTTGAGGCCAAAATTTCCTATGGGCAGATTTTCATCATTATACTGGCGCTTGCCCTCATGTACGGCCTGTGGGTTTTTGTCAGTTCCACCAAACTTGGCAAGGCCATGCGCGCCACCGCCCAGAACCAACCCATGGCCCGTATGCTCGGCATCAACGTCGATAAAACCATTCGCGTCACGTTCATGATCGGCCCGGGCCTGGGTGCCGCCGCCGGGATAATGGTGGGCTTGTTCTATGGATCGGTGCGTTTCGATATGGGTTTTATCTACATGATCAAAGCCTTTGCTGCGGCCATTCTGGGAGGCATCGGCTCCATACCGGGTGCCATGCTCGGGGGGATGATCATCGGTGCCGTAGAGGTCGCATGGTCGGCATTTTTACCCAGTGAATGGAAAGATGTGACCACCTTCGTGGTCTTGATTCTGGTGTTATATCTGAAACCGAGCGGTCTTTTAGGAGAGAGCGCGAGCGAAGACAAGGTGTAATATGGCACGATCGGATGTAAAGAAATTTTTCCTATATTCCCTGTTTCTCGGAATTCTCGTCATACCATTGGTCGGATTTCCCACCACAACCTTCGATGCCTCCAGAGCCTTCACGGTATGGGGAGCGTTTGTGGGGCTGCTGGCGTTTGGAATGATCGTCAAAGGCGTTCGGCGCAGCCACGGTTACGAGAATCTGTCAAACAACCTGGCGCCCGCCCGAAAGCGGATCAAGGACAGGTTGAACGCCGTACCGGTCAAATACTACCTCATCGTCCTGCTGGCTTTTACCGTGATCTACCCCATGGTGGCCAACCGGTATCTCATCGATGTCGGCATCACCTGCCTGATTTATGTCATTTTGGGGCTGGGCCTCAATATCGTCGTAGGGCTTGCCGGTCTACTCGACCTTGGCTACATCGCCTTCTATGCCGTCGGCGCATATACCTACGCACTTCTCAATTTGAATTTTGGAATTCCTTTCTGGTTCTGCATCCCCATGGGAATTGCTTTCGGCTGTATCGCCGGCTGCATCATCGGCTATCCCACCTTGAAAATGCGCGGCGATTATCTGGCTATCGTGACCATGGGGTTCGGCGAAATTATACGGCTGATGCTCAACAACTGGGACAAACTGACCGCCGGCCCCAATGGTCTCTACGGCATGAGCAAACCGGGAATCATCTATCCGTCCTTTGCCGACGGCGGATTGACCTGGGTGATCTTTCATTTGAAATCCCTCCAAGCGCTTTACTTCCTCGCCCTCGTCTTCGCGGTGCTGACCGTTATCGGCGTCCAGCGCCTGGACAAGTCAAGGATCGGCCGGGCATGGGTGGCCATCCGTGAAGACGAAGTAGCCGCCGAGCTGTCGGGCGTACCGACCATGTGGCTCAAGTTGCTGGCTTATGCCCTGGGCGCCTCCTTCGCCTCGGTCATCGGTGGCTTTTTTGCAGCCAAGTTGAGCTATACCAATCCGAACTTCTTTATTTTCATGGAATCGTGCATCGTTTTATGCATCGTTGTATTAGGCGGTGTCGGAAGCACCCCCGGGGTTATTATCGCTGCTGTCATCTTGTCCGCTGTCCCGGAAATATTCCGCGACCTCCAGAATTATCGTATGCTGGCTTTCGGTGCCGCCATGGCGGCGATGATGGTCCTGAAACCGGAAGGATTGATACCGGCGACCCGACGTAAACGCGAACTGCATGTCGCCGAACAGAATACGCACGAGGAAACCTAAATATGGCAAATGAACAACCAATTCTGCAACTCGAGGATGTCCATACCTACTATGGGAACATTCACGCCCTGAAGGGGGTATCGATAAGCATCCCCAAAGGGGGAATCGTCTGTCTTATCGGTGCCAACGGTGCGGGTAAATCCACGACTCTCATGACCATATTCGGCATCCAGCCGGCCGCCAAAGGAAAGATATTCTACGACTCGCAACCCATCGAAAAGCTTCAACCCGAACAGATAGCCGCTCGCGGCGTCGCCCAAAGCCCGGAAGGCCGACAAATTTTTCCCACCATGTCCGTTCGCGAAAACCTGGAAATGGGCGCCTATCTGCGCAGCGACAAAAAAGAAATCGCCAAAGATATGGAATGGGTCTTCACGCTTTTCCCGCGCCTGGCGGAGCGACTCGGACAGTTGGGCGGCACCTTGAGCGGCGGGGAGCAGCAGATGCTCGCCATCGCCCGTGCCCTGATGCAGCGGCCGAAGCTGTTGCTGCTGGACGAGCCTTCCTTGGGGCTGGCTCCCAAACTGGTGGAAGTGATTTTCGAAACCATAACGCAGATCAACCAGGATAGCAGCACGACCATCTTTCTCGTAGAGCAGAATGCAAACATGGCCCTGGGGATTTCCGATACCGGTTATGTCATGGAAACAGGCAAAATCGTGCTGACCGACAAGTCTTCCGTGCTTCTGGAGAGCGAACAGGTGAAAAAAGCCTACCTGGGCTAATAGCGTGCGCTGTGCAAATGCAGAAAACTACAACCATGGAAAAATCGACCGTTTTATATCATCGCGAAGGGAATGTCGGCATTATTACCCTGAACCGCCCTCATCGCCTTAACGCGCTGAACGGTGAACTTTTGAAGACCTTTATGGAAACCCTCGACGCCGCCCGCCGCGACCGGGATGCCGAGGTCATCATCCTCACCGGAGCCGGCAAGAGTTTTTGCTCGGGTGAAGACCTGAAAGAGACCGCCGAAGGCAAGAGCGTTGCAACCTGGATGGATGAGGCGGAGCGGCTGCAGGACGTGCAGCGCTGCACCTTGAAGCTGGACAAGCCCTTGATTGCCGCCGTCAAGGGATACGCCGTCGGTGGCGGTTGTGAGATCGCCATGAGTTGCGATATCCGTATCGCCGCCGAATCCGCCGTTTTCGGGTTTCCCGAGACCGGCGTCGGGTTGACGGTAACCAACGCGGGAACCAAGCTGTTGACCCATCTGGTGGGCCTTGGAAAAGCCAAGGAACTGGTTTTTACGGGTGAATTTATCGACGCCAACGAGGCCTGCAACATCGGGCTGGCCAACAAAGTGGTTCCCGACGACGCGTTGATGGATGAAACCCTGGCCATGGCCCAAAAAATTTCCCGGCGTTCGCCCATGGCGTTGAAATTCTCCCGCATCGCCATCGACCAGGGCATGAGCGCCAGCTTCGAAGAAATACTGGAGCTTGAAGCCAGCCACCTCCTTGCCTGTGCGCTGGCCGGGAATGAAAAAACCTTTGTCGAAAATCGCCTGAAGGAAATGAAGAAATAGGCCCGCCTACTCCTTTGGCCGGTTGATCACCAAACAACATGAAACCTAAATCGGCTGTCATCATCGGCGCCGGGGTTATCGGCGCCTTTGCCGCCTATTTCTTGCTTAAAAAAGGCTGGCAAACCATTCTCATCGATCAGGGCACGTTCGGAAACGGCAGCTCGGAGGGCAATTGCGGGTTGATCGTCCCCAACCACGTATTGCCCTTGAATTCCTACGCCACCCTGGTAACGGCCCTCGGCAGCATGCTTAAAAAGGACGCCCCCCTGCATGTAAACCCGCGCCTCAAACCGGATCAAATCAGATGGTTCTGCAGCTTTGCCTTGAAATGCGGACACCGGGACATCGCGGCCTCGGCCCGGGGACGGCACGCCCTTTTGCAGAGCGCTTTCGCCCTTTACCCCGGCATCATCGAAAAGGAACGGCTCGACTGCGACTGGGAAGTTGCCGGCAGCGTGCACGCGTTCAAAACAAGATCTGCGTGGGAAGCCTTTCGCAAAGAGGAAAGCGTTGTGCGGCAATACGGTATCGCCGCCCGGCCCCTCAACCGTAAACAGCTGCAGCGACTGGAACCCGGCCTTTCTACCGATCTTTACGGTGGATGGCATTATCCGCAAACGGCTCAGCTGTGTCCGGAAAAACTCCTGGAAGCGATGCACGGCATGCTTTCCGGAAAAGGCGCCACCATCATCGAAAACACGCAAGTCACCGGCTTCGAGGTCGGAAGCGGGCGTGCCATGGGTGTTCGGGCCGGAAATAAAACCATCGCCGCCGACGCATTCGTTGTGGCGACCGGTGCCTGGGCCCCTTTCCTGGCGAAGGACCTGGGCTGCAGGCTTCCCATTCAACCGGGAAAGGGGTATTCGTTGACCTTTGCGCATCCACCTGAAGCACCTGCCCGTGCCTGTTTTTTCGAAGAAAAAAGCGTCGTGGCCACTCCCTGGCCGGACAGCCTGCGCCTGGGAGGCACCATGGAATTCTCGGGCTTCGACGACCGCCTCAACCCCGAACGCTTGAAAGCCCTGACAAGGGGTGCGGACCAATACATGCGGCATCCGGTCGCCGGCCCCGCCGCAAAGGAGTGGTGCGGCTTTCGCCCCATGACCGCCGACGGGCTGCCGGTGATCGACTGGTCACCGGCCCTTGAAAACGTCCTTGTCGCAGCCGGTCACAACATGCTGGGCCTGAGCATGGGGCCGGGAACCGGCAGGCTGGTCGCCGAAATGGTCAGCCGGGAAAAACCGCATGTCGATCCGCGCGCTTACCGTTTACAACGGTTTAAAGGAACGCCGTGATAGATCGTCATGCATCGATGTCATCGTCCAGCCGTTCGTAGTTTTTTGCATTGCGGCGTTTGACCAAAAGGTAGCTGCCGGCGAGAACGGCGAGAATGCCCATGGGCAGAAGCAGTTCCGGAAGGATCAGATGACGCTCGGCCTCGAGGGGCCGGCTGGACTCGAGCATGGACACC contains:
- a CDS encoding ABC transporter ATP-binding protein, yielding MLQLEDVHTYYGNIHALKGVSISIPKGGIVCLIGANGAGKSTTLMTIFGIQPAAKGKIFYDSQPIEKLQPEQIAARGVAQSPEGRQIFPTMSVRENLEMGAYLRSDKKEIAKDMEWVFTLFPRLAERLGQLGGTLSGGEQQMLAIARALMQRPKLLLLDEPSLGLAPKLVEVIFETITQINQDSSTTIFLVEQNANMALGISDTGYVMETGKIVLTDKSSVLLESEQVKKAYLG
- a CDS encoding FAD-binding oxidoreductase codes for the protein MKPKSAVIIGAGVIGAFAAYFLLKKGWQTILIDQGTFGNGSSEGNCGLIVPNHVLPLNSYATLVTALGSMLKKDAPLHVNPRLKPDQIRWFCSFALKCGHRDIAASARGRHALLQSAFALYPGIIEKERLDCDWEVAGSVHAFKTRSAWEAFRKEESVVRQYGIAARPLNRKQLQRLEPGLSTDLYGGWHYPQTAQLCPEKLLEAMHGMLSGKGATIIENTQVTGFEVGSGRAMGVRAGNKTIAADAFVVATGAWAPFLAKDLGCRLPIQPGKGYSLTFAHPPEAPARACFFEEKSVVATPWPDSLRLGGTMEFSGFDDRLNPERLKALTRGADQYMRHPVAGPAAKEWCGFRPMTADGLPVIDWSPALENVLVAAGHNMLGLSMGPGTGRLVAEMVSREKPHVDPRAYRLQRFKGTP
- a CDS encoding branched-chain amino acid ABC transporter permease — its product is MDTSSFLIQQLINALFLGSIFSLIALGYTMVYGIIQLINFAHGEMFTAGAFAGLIVLAGLQEIGFVDSHFIITMILVFGLGMAYVAVLGVSIEQVAYKPLRNASRLAAILSALGMSIFLSNGMMLSQGVSDRGFPPVLGWEGIKIFEAKISYGQIFIIILALALMYGLWVFVSSTKLGKAMRATAQNQPMARMLGINVDKTIRVTFMIGPGLGAAAGIMVGLFYGSVRFDMGFIYMIKAFAAAILGGIGSIPGAMLGGMIIGAVEVAWSAFLPSEWKDVTTFVVLILVLYLKPSGLLGESASEDKV
- a CDS encoding enoyl-CoA hydratase/isomerase family protein, whose amino-acid sequence is MEKSTVLYHREGNVGIITLNRPHRLNALNGELLKTFMETLDAARRDRDAEVIILTGAGKSFCSGEDLKETAEGKSVATWMDEAERLQDVQRCTLKLDKPLIAAVKGYAVGGGCEIAMSCDIRIAAESAVFGFPETGVGLTVTNAGTKLLTHLVGLGKAKELVFTGEFIDANEACNIGLANKVVPDDALMDETLAMAQKISRRSPMALKFSRIAIDQGMSASFEEILELEASHLLACALAGNEKTFVENRLKEMKK
- a CDS encoding branched-chain amino acid ABC transporter permease, whose translation is MARSDVKKFFLYSLFLGILVIPLVGFPTTTFDASRAFTVWGAFVGLLAFGMIVKGVRRSHGYENLSNNLAPARKRIKDRLNAVPVKYYLIVLLAFTVIYPMVANRYLIDVGITCLIYVILGLGLNIVVGLAGLLDLGYIAFYAVGAYTYALLNLNFGIPFWFCIPMGIAFGCIAGCIIGYPTLKMRGDYLAIVTMGFGEIIRLMLNNWDKLTAGPNGLYGMSKPGIIYPSFADGGLTWVIFHLKSLQALYFLALVFAVLTVIGVQRLDKSRIGRAWVAIREDEVAAELSGVPTMWLKLLAYALGASFASVIGGFFAAKLSYTNPNFFIFMESCIVLCIVVLGGVGSTPGVIIAAVILSAVPEIFRDLQNYRMLAFGAAMAAMMVLKPEGLIPATRRKRELHVAEQNTHEET